In Limnobaculum parvum, one DNA window encodes the following:
- a CDS encoding MSMEG_1061 family FMN-dependent PPOX-type flavoprotein — MYIKPEHAVSSQQQLREHYDMPHEIVVKKQIDFLAPYGQTLISMSPFFVLATVGKNGVDASPKGGYPGFVKTVGEKTLLIPDYAGNNRLDGLQNIIENPQVGLTFLVPGYNETFRINGKATISIDPSLCEFFTDTGKKVKCVIVVEIEEAFIHCGQAITLAKLWDSESQTNKDKAPSLDDIIQFHTGRETVS, encoded by the coding sequence ATGTATATAAAACCTGAACACGCAGTCTCTTCTCAACAGCAACTGCGTGAACACTACGATATGCCTCATGAAATAGTGGTGAAAAAGCAGATTGATTTTTTGGCACCTTATGGTCAGACGCTGATCTCCATGTCACCGTTTTTTGTACTGGCGACGGTGGGTAAAAACGGGGTGGATGCATCACCTAAAGGTGGATATCCGGGCTTTGTGAAAACCGTAGGAGAGAAAACGTTATTAATCCCTGACTATGCTGGTAATAATCGTTTAGATGGCCTGCAGAATATTATTGAGAACCCGCAGGTTGGTTTAACCTTTTTAGTGCCAGGCTATAACGAAACTTTTCGCATTAATGGTAAAGCGACGATCTCTATCGACCCTTCTCTGTGTGAGTTTTTCACCGATACCGGTAAAAAAGTGAAGTGTGTGATTGTGGTTGAGATTGAAGAGGCATTTATTCACTGCGGTCAGGCTATTACGCTGGCGAAATTGTGGGATAGCGAAAGCCAAACCAATAAGGATAAAGCGCCTTCTCTTGATGATATTATCCAGTTTCACACCGGGCGTGAAACAGTGTCATAA
- a CDS encoding ABC transporter substrate-binding protein — protein sequence MSKSLLKLVLVLIFSMSTASAAEWPKTVTDVLGNQVVINKKPQRVVLASGYSFVALSYAHEDPTSFLVGWGSELKKFDIATYELFQKHFPKLSSLKTIGSGSGDELSLETMLSLSPDLVIFEAWQAPRSQSLIALLNKSKIPVVFIDYYQSPLKNTVPSMRVLGQVLDREAKAEELIAFYQNHMERLTSRLNGPQLQHPRVLLHAYPGVWECCWSSGSGGLGEYISLFKGENVGADKFPTANGGLLSLEYLIQKNPQVYIATGHSAVDPQKALPLGTSVDMALSQRQLKSLVEQKGINTFDAVKNGRVYGFWNYFSGSPFNIVGAEVMAKWIQPELYQDIDPQQTMNEMNQRFLPVKLTGTYWLTLQR from the coding sequence ATGAGCAAAAGCTTGTTAAAGCTGGTGTTAGTACTGATTTTCAGTATGTCAACGGCCAGTGCAGCAGAGTGGCCAAAAACGGTCACCGATGTATTAGGCAATCAGGTCGTTATCAATAAAAAACCACAGCGAGTGGTTTTAGCATCGGGCTATAGTTTTGTCGCATTGTCATATGCCCATGAAGATCCCACATCATTTTTGGTTGGTTGGGGAAGTGAACTAAAGAAATTTGATATCGCCACTTACGAACTTTTTCAGAAGCATTTTCCTAAACTATCCTCATTGAAGACCATCGGCAGTGGTAGCGGGGATGAGCTGTCTTTAGAAACGATGTTGTCGCTGTCTCCGGATTTAGTGATTTTCGAGGCATGGCAGGCGCCACGTTCGCAATCTCTGATAGCACTGCTGAATAAGAGCAAAATTCCGGTGGTGTTTATTGATTACTACCAGTCACCGCTGAAAAATACCGTTCCTTCTATGCGAGTGCTGGGGCAGGTGTTGGATCGCGAAGCGAAAGCTGAGGAATTGATAGCCTTCTATCAAAACCATATGGAACGCTTGACCTCCCGCCTTAACGGCCCTCAATTACAGCATCCGCGAGTCTTGCTTCATGCTTATCCTGGCGTATGGGAATGTTGTTGGAGCAGTGGTTCTGGTGGTCTTGGTGAGTATATATCACTGTTTAAAGGTGAAAACGTTGGTGCTGATAAGTTCCCAACGGCTAATGGTGGATTACTGAGCCTTGAATACTTAATTCAGAAAAACCCTCAGGTATATATTGCGACCGGTCATTCTGCCGTCGATCCACAAAAAGCCCTGCCATTAGGCACCAGTGTTGATATGGCATTAAGCCAGCGGCAGTTAAAATCGCTGGTGGAGCAGAAAGGGATTAATACCTTTGATGCGGTTAAAAATGGGCGAGTGTATGGTTTCTGGAACTATTTTTCTGGCTCGCCGTTTAATATTGTTGGTGCTGAAGTGATGGCGAAATGGATCCAGCCTGAGCTGTATCAGGACATTGATCCACAGCAGACCATGAACGAAATGAATCAACGGTTTCTTCCCGTGAAGTTAACCGGGACTTACTGGCTGACTTTGCAGAGATAG